Proteins encoded together in one Synechococcus sp. A15-62 window:
- a CDS encoding HEAT repeat domain-containing protein has translation MIISEVNGDSTIPSVDALFEDLMHPNPRIQEEACLILSENYREEALPRLLDLFCHHDPKVYRAAVKGIGFFGSDAFDPLIDLYATTANQTARRCCPKAFVQVFKNFPDQPFPDSVMQMLEQGIDDSDMVVVQGALMCLGQIGKQQFKSEEAIQILAKSLSSQNVALIFSASQALADIPNPLAENALRSLRKNNDDPLIQEAAQSALARLQNLLNSKS, from the coding sequence GTGATTATTTCTGAAGTGAACGGCGATTCGACGATCCCTTCTGTTGATGCATTGTTTGAAGACCTGATGCATCCCAACCCAAGGATTCAAGAAGAAGCTTGTTTGATTCTTTCTGAGAACTATCGGGAAGAAGCATTGCCAAGATTGTTAGATCTGTTTTGTCATCATGACCCTAAAGTTTATAGAGCAGCTGTTAAAGGCATTGGTTTCTTTGGAAGTGATGCATTCGATCCTTTGATCGACCTTTATGCAACAACAGCCAATCAAACTGCAAGGCGTTGTTGCCCCAAAGCATTCGTGCAAGTATTCAAGAATTTTCCCGATCAGCCGTTTCCTGATTCAGTCATGCAAATGTTGGAGCAAGGAATCGACGATTCAGATATGGTTGTCGTACAAGGTGCGTTGATGTGTCTTGGTCAGATCGGCAAGCAACAATTCAAGTCTGAAGAGGCAATCCAAATTTTGGCAAAGTCTCTCAGCAGCCAAAATGTTGCTTTAATCTTCAGTGCATCTCAGGCTCTTGCCGATATTCCCAATCCTTTGGCAGAAAACGCTTTACGTTCACTGCGGAAAAATAATGATGATCCCTTGATTCAGGAGGCTGCACAGTCTGCATTGGCACGACTTCAGAATCTACTCAACTCAAAGAGTTAG
- a CDS encoding Nif11-like leader peptide family natural product precursor, whose protein sequence is MSRAEFIRFLQVLEEDLSFRSLFKEAEPEEILKLADQHGFIFSDEIKGRFLNRWAGVYFCPFANDVGRLCPKMVPEGFSTLLHYSQTTCAKEDKVERFDFRAGGYYDGVETIPR, encoded by the coding sequence ATGTCACGTGCTGAATTCATACGCTTTCTTCAGGTTCTAGAAGAAGACCTGTCGTTCAGATCCCTGTTCAAAGAAGCTGAGCCCGAGGAGATCCTCAAGCTCGCTGATCAACATGGATTTATCTTTTCTGATGAAATAAAAGGGCGTTTTCTTAATCGATGGGCAGGGGTGTACTTCTGCCCATTTGCCAATGATGTTGGAAGACTATGCCCCAAGATGGTGCCGGAAGGATTCAGCACGCTGCTACATTATTCGCAGACGACTTGTGCTAAAGAGGACAAAGTAGAACGTTTTGACTTCCGCGCTGGAGGTTATTACGATGGAGTAGAAACTATACCTCGATGA
- a CDS encoding HEAT repeat domain-containing protein: protein MGEQQAIELLSQNVSTLDNPGIKYIAATRLGACSSRDSLDALVVAATGDRDNIFDSITRRKSIEALGRRRDLSTLPTIYEAMHSSDEQTIVNSVDTLIHFGIPLDAQFKSSLLKIIQNGSDVLKRVAIQCFTRLEMHEFNGIIREQESNPNILVNGASIAYSIRVEDDKRKLHILENHLNDLNVIHRRSSVIDIGDAGDPSLLSSISKAAVSMPLRAKSAFKMTSKIKTKSQRTLINQMLKDDSRHLYFTQKFDAPNDLEKVCDFLKHRDEERQYFGAKALFSWPASTVTDAIKTIWDNHGSDYGVHYQVNCLVSQLGLKELSYIIKESLLEPAPQYAKSKIAATWGCLTLGLMECRSDIENLLLKSTWEPLRWTCAEVLREL, encoded by the coding sequence ATGGGTGAACAGCAAGCAATTGAGTTGCTTTCGCAAAATGTTAGTACTCTTGATAATCCTGGCATCAAATATATAGCTGCAACACGGTTGGGAGCTTGTTCTTCAAGAGACTCTCTAGATGCATTAGTTGTAGCGGCCACTGGGGATAGAGACAATATCTTCGATTCCATTACGCGTCGTAAGTCTATTGAAGCGCTAGGGCGTCGTCGCGACCTTAGTACTCTGCCAACCATTTATGAAGCTATGCATAGTAGTGATGAGCAGACGATTGTGAATTCAGTAGATACGCTAATTCATTTTGGCATACCTCTTGATGCTCAGTTTAAATCATCTCTTTTGAAGATTATTCAAAATGGCTCCGATGTCCTCAAGCGTGTTGCCATTCAATGTTTCACGCGTTTGGAGATGCATGAGTTTAATGGCATCATTCGTGAGCAAGAGAGCAATCCAAATATATTGGTTAATGGCGCATCAATCGCTTATTCAATAAGGGTTGAAGATGACAAGCGTAAATTGCATATTCTTGAAAATCACCTCAACGATTTGAATGTCATACATAGACGTTCATCCGTCATTGATATTGGTGACGCTGGAGACCCTTCTCTTTTGTCAAGTATTTCGAAAGCAGCGGTGTCAATGCCTTTGAGAGCTAAAAGTGCGTTCAAGATGACTTCTAAAATTAAAACTAAATCACAAAGAACATTAATCAATCAAATGTTGAAGGATGATTCTCGTCATTTATATTTTACACAGAAATTTGATGCACCAAATGATTTAGAAAAAGTTTGTGATTTCCTTAAGCATAGAGATGAGGAGCGCCAGTACTTTGGTGCTAAGGCCTTATTCAGTTGGCCAGCTTCAACTGTAACTGACGCAATTAAGACTATTTGGGACAATCATGGCTCTGATTATGGTGTTCACTATCAAGTAAATTGTTTGGTGTCTCAACTCGGCTTAAAAGAATTGTCTTATATAATCAAGGAATCATTATTGGAGCCGGCTCCGCAGTATGCAAAATCAAAAATAGCTGCGACTTGGGGATGTTTAACTTTAGGTTTAATGGAATGTCGTAGTGATATTGAAAATCTACTTTTAAAATCCACTTGGGAGCCCCTACGATGGACATGCGCGGAAGTCTTACGTGAACTATAG
- a CDS encoding helix-turn-helix transcriptional regulator: protein MKTSIEYRDPLELSEELAKLGQLTKITQLEGGNGFYTMQTANTNKVTLAEISANKTLLYEGWGNGITIDFNWITPKANTQGAFGYCDGFKMTKNSLAGFGTINAVPGNAWGKYNNECSSTGCMLEKQLLLELLENCNAYDGLERLTGDHGIYCNNKALNQLKSLAAKEVSSGIKNPEKYFDLVIACLEEPMTAQNSQDPKHIDQLREIINLAHSEKSMESPLSLLEVCKYINTSQASLYRICQEYFGMGIIELMTQIRLEESRRIMLNQDARRKLNLYSIRDIAIKYGFKHQGRYARRYYTAFGELPSQTIEKSRRYRLPI, encoded by the coding sequence ATGAAAACATCTATTGAATATCGTGATCCACTGGAGCTCTCTGAAGAGCTTGCAAAACTCGGTCAGCTTACAAAAATAACGCAACTGGAAGGTGGCAATGGTTTTTATACTATGCAAACAGCAAATACTAATAAAGTCACACTTGCAGAAATATCTGCCAACAAAACATTATTGTACGAGGGGTGGGGCAATGGTATAACTATTGATTTTAATTGGATTACACCAAAAGCGAATACTCAAGGAGCCTTTGGCTATTGTGATGGATTTAAGATGACAAAAAATAGCCTAGCTGGATTTGGCACGATTAATGCAGTACCAGGAAATGCATGGGGAAAATATAACAACGAATGCTCTAGTACTGGTTGCATGCTTGAAAAGCAGCTCCTATTGGAACTACTCGAAAATTGCAATGCCTATGATGGACTTGAACGACTCACGGGTGATCATGGGATTTATTGCAACAATAAAGCTCTAAACCAACTTAAGAGTTTAGCCGCCAAAGAAGTATCTTCTGGAATTAAGAACCCAGAAAAATATTTCGATCTTGTAATCGCATGTCTAGAAGAGCCAATGACTGCTCAAAATAGTCAAGATCCAAAACATATCGATCAATTAAGAGAAATCATTAATCTTGCACATAGTGAGAAGAGCATGGAATCCCCTCTGTCATTGCTTGAAGTATGCAAGTATATAAATACAAGTCAAGCATCATTATATCGCATATGTCAGGAGTACTTTGGAATGGGAATTATTGAATTGATGACACAAATCAGACTTGAAGAATCCAGAAGAATTATGCTTAACCAAGACGCTCGTCGGAAACTAAATCTATATTCAATTCGAGATATTGCAATTAAATATGGGTTTAAACATCAGGGGAGATATGCACGGCGCTATTACACTGCATTCGGAGAACTTCCAAGTCAGACCATCGAAAAGTCGAGAAGATATAGATTGCCAATATAG
- a CDS encoding helix-turn-helix domain-containing protein has protein sequence MHLEIFKSNQTLLYEEEANTKSVSFCWLDTLAAKDAEAQTIISGHQMTRNSIAGFNRINKTGGNIWDIVGANEELCCMSLKWNKLKERINKLNAFNAYARLEECIGIDSHDHASAQLKKLFSRHFNSQPSTKPNSFYDLAIIFLDNENNESTYDAHRCESTDLIEDLVKLIHEDRAGMPPITLDEITEYLNSKTESLNTICQKIFNMDVIELVRRVRLEQTRKAFLTPHSSTGLKEFTKKRTALYYGFKNWKKFEASYSTYFGESPSQTIDRSNKKLYSFSAWKGE, from the coding sequence GTGCATCTTGAAATTTTTAAATCGAACCAAACTCTGCTCTACGAGGAAGAAGCCAACACAAAATCAGTGTCATTCTGCTGGCTAGACACATTAGCGGCAAAAGATGCGGAGGCACAGACAATCATAAGCGGCCACCAAATGACAAGAAATAGCATTGCTGGCTTCAATCGGATAAACAAAACAGGAGGAAATATCTGGGACATTGTGGGAGCAAACGAAGAGCTTTGCTGCATGAGCCTGAAATGGAATAAATTAAAAGAAAGAATCAACAAATTGAATGCATTTAATGCCTATGCGAGGCTTGAGGAATGCATTGGAATTGACTCGCATGATCATGCAAGTGCTCAGCTCAAAAAATTATTTAGCCGACATTTTAATAGCCAACCATCAACGAAACCAAATTCATTTTACGATCTAGCAATCATATTCCTAGACAATGAAAATAATGAATCAACCTATGATGCACATCGATGCGAGTCAACGGATCTTATAGAAGACTTGGTTAAACTAATTCACGAAGATAGGGCTGGCATGCCGCCAATAACACTTGACGAAATTACTGAATACTTGAATTCAAAAACAGAGTCTCTCAATACTATTTGTCAAAAAATCTTTAATATGGATGTAATTGAGCTAGTAAGAAGAGTACGACTTGAACAGACCCGCAAGGCTTTTTTAACTCCACATTCCTCAACAGGTCTCAAAGAGTTTACAAAAAAGAGAACAGCACTTTACTACGGTTTTAAGAACTGGAAAAAATTTGAAGCCTCCTACTCCACATATTTTGGAGAATCACCCAGCCAAACAATAGATCGATCTAATAAGAAATTATATTCATTTAGTGCATGGAAGGGAGAGTAA